A window of Solanum stenotomum isolate F172 chromosome 3, ASM1918654v1, whole genome shotgun sequence contains these coding sequences:
- the LOC125859017 gene encoding uncharacterized protein LOC125859017 translates to MGVTPVEKAEFAAYQLKAESQILYKQWKEGRPEDASPLDLEKFMSAFLIRFLLFEIRQAKVLEFINLRQGSMSVREYALKFKQLSMYSPIMVVDSSAIEEKKLQKKSREVKRVKIDDGNFSHERSDGHSHSRFRQRFSGQGSSNAPLKFNKDKVSNPKTQGGNSNRSLLSKSTCTRYGRNPEGKCLADTYGSFSCGINGLKIRDFPMLMVKGIEGKQAPPSCLGPNAPKQN, encoded by the exons gCTGAGTCTCAAATTTTGTACAAGCAATGGAAGGAAGGGAGACCGGAAGATGCGAGTCCTCTTGATTTGGAGAAGTTTATGTCTGCTTTTCTTATTAGGTTCCTTCTCTTTGAGATTAGGCAAGCCAAGGTGCTTGAGTTTATCAACCTTCggcaaggaagtatgagtgtgagggaataCGCTCTAAAGTTCAAACAATTGTCTATGTATTCTCCAATAATGGTTGTCGATTCAAGTGCA ATTGAAGAGAAGAAACTTCAGAAAAAGTCTAGAGAGGTGAAGAGGGTTAAGATCGatgatggtaatttctctcatgaGAGGTCCGATGGACATAGTCATTCTAGatttcgacaaaggttttccggtcaaggttcctccaatgctccacTGAAGTTCAACAAGGATAAGGTTTCTAACCCTAAGACTCAAGGAGGGAATAGTAATCGATCTTTATTATCCAAATCTACTTGTACTAGGTATGGAAGGAATCCCGAGGGTAAGTGCCTTGCCGACACATATGGTAGCTTTAGTTGTGGTATAAATGGTCTTAAAATTAGGGATTTCCCGATGCTTATGGTTAAAGGTATAGAGGGAaagcaagctcctcctagtTGTTTGGGTCCTAATGCTCCTAAGCAAAATTGA